The stretch of DNA CGTGTAGGCCGAGGTCTGCTTTGCGAGGTTCTTGCGCTCCTTGGCGAAGTCGAAGTAGAAGCGCGGGCAGCGGGCCTTTTCCTGGAAGCGCCACGCCTTCTCCGAGAGGGCGGCGAAGGCGAGCCCCGGCGGGAGCATGAGCGCCTTCTGCGAGCCCGACACGAGCACGTCTATGCCCCACTCGTCCATGGGCACGTCGAAGACGCCGACGGCCGTGATGCCGTCCACCACGGTGAGGCAGTCGCGGTCCCTTGTGAGCGCCGCGATCTCCCTTACGGGGTGGGCCACGGTCGTCGAGGTCTCGCTCGCCTGGCAGAGCACGCCCTTCACGCCGGGGTTGGCGTCGAGCACCTTCTCCACCTGCGCGGGGTCCACGGCCCTGCCCCACTCGACGTTTACCCAGTGGACCTTGAGGCCGTAGGCCTCCGATATCTTGCCCCACCGCTCGCCGAACTTGCCGCCGTTCACGGCTATGACCTCGTCGCCGGGGCTGAAGAGGTTCGTGACAGAGCCCTCCATGGCCCCCGTGCCCGAGGCGGCCAGTATGAGCACGTCCTGCTCTGTCTGGAAGACGTACTTGAGAAGCTCCGCAGCCCGGCGGAAGACCTCGGAGAACTGGGAGGTCCTGTGGTGGATGATGGGCTGCGCCATCTTGAGCAGCACCGACTCGGGCACCGGCGTCGGACCGGGCGCCAGAAGATACTTCTTTTTCATGGGGGGAAACCTCCTTATCGGCCTTGAGCGGCCGGAAAAGTAGACCTTAAACGCTAACAGAGGGATCGCGCCGATGTCAAGGGAAATCTGCCGCCCGGCGCGCCGGGCTTTTTAAGGAAGCTCTGACTAAGGAAGCTCTGATTTATTACACTGGGGGAAACTTTCTGTAGAAAGTTTCCCC from Deltaproteobacteria bacterium encodes:
- a CDS encoding alanine--glyoxylate aminotransferase family protein; amino-acid sequence: MKKKYLLAPGPTPVPESVLLKMAQPIIHHRTSQFSEVFRRAAELLKYVFQTEQDVLILAASGTGAMEGSVTNLFSPGDEVIAVNGGKFGERWGKISEAYGLKVHWVNVEWGRAVDPAQVEKVLDANPGVKGVLCQASETSTTVAHPVREIAALTRDRDCLTVVDGITAVGVFDVPMDEWGIDVLVSGSQKALMLPPGLAFAALSEKAWRFQEKARCPRFYFDFAKERKNLAKQTSAYTPAVSLINGLLEALTLIKEEGLENVFARHLRLAAAARAAMEAHGLTLLAPESPSPAATGVYVPAGVDGGRFVKYMRDEMGVTMAGGQDHLKGKIFRIAHLGYIDTFDMIIAVSTIEMALSKFGHPVELGKGVAAAQSILLEGFE